Part of the Acidobacteriota bacterium genome, CGCACATCAACGTGAACGCCCCGAGGTAGAGGGCGATCTGCGAGTAGGACAGCGAGCGGCTTTCGCCAATCCAATCGTCCTCGCGCCGGTCGAGGTGCCGGTATGCCGTTCTCAGGGTCGCCGCCTCGTGCGCGTAGATCAGTTTCAGACGGAGCCAATCTTCAATCTGCTGCAGGTGCGGCCGCACGCGCGTCGCCAGCACCGACACGTACTGGCTCGGACGCGCGAACACGGGCCGGCCTTCCAGGTAACGCCCCAGATCGAGCGCCATCTCGTGGGCCGAGGGATAGCGGTCCCTGGGATCATGCTCGAGCGCTTTGAGCGCAATTGCCTGTAACGGTTCCGGCGCGGACGGTTCGATCTCGACCGGCAAGCGTGGTGTTCCGGCGCGCACGGCCGCGAGCAACTCCGCCTCGTCGCGCCCCTCGAATGGCGGAAGCCCGCAGAGCAGTTCGTACAGCACGGCCCCAAGCGCATACACGTCGGTGCGTCGGTCGATCGCCATCGACGGGTCGAGTTGCTCGGGCGCCAGGTACCGGGGCGTGCCGCGAAAGTGCCCGCGTGCCGGGTCGCCGGCGCTGAGGCCAAAGTCCAGGATTCTCGGCCGCAACTGCGCATCGAGCATGATGTTGGCGGGCTTGAGGTCGCGATGCTGCAGCCCGAGCGTGTGGGCGTTGTGAATGGCCTCGCAGACCTCCTTGAGGATGCGGGCCCGCTGCGGGTACTCGAGCGACGGCCCGATCTTGCCCAGCTCGAAGCCATCCACGTACTCCATGATCAGCACCGGCGGCGTCGAGTCGGGCCTGAACTCGTAGATCTGGACGATGCGCCGATCCTGGAACAGTGCGAGCGTGCGAGCCTCCTTCAGAAAATCGTTGAGGCTCACCGCCCGGTGACGATCGGTTCGCACGACCTTGGCGGCCACCATGCGGTCGAGTCTGAGGTCGTGGAGTTTGTAGACCTCACCCATGCCGCCGGCGGCGATGCGCTCAATGGTCCTGAAGCCCTCGAAGGCGGGCAGGGCGGTCTCCTGCAGCGCGTCGAGCGCGTCGACCGCGTCTCCCGCCTGTTCGAGTGTGCTGCAGACCTTCAGGTACTCCTCGATAAGGATGGCGAGCGGCGCGGCCAGTTCGGGCCGGTCGGCGCACACGACGGCCGGGTCGAGTGTCCTGCCGTCGGCCACGTGATGCGCGACCCAACGCTCAAAACGAGCCTCGAGATCCGGGTCGGTCATGCCAGCTCCCGCAGCTTCAGGGTGAGCGCCACCATCGCGCGAGCCAGCAGCATCCGGCAGGCGTCCTCGGTTCGTCCCATGCGCGCGGCGATTTCCTTGAAGCTGAGTTCCTCGAGTTTCCTCAGGACGACGACCTCGCGATAATCCGCGTCGAGCGCTTCCAGCGCGGCTTCCAGGCGCGTGGCCTCTTCGCCAATGGCCACCTGGCTGAACGCAGACCGCACGCGGGTCGCCATGACCTCATGGATCTGGTCGAGCGGAATCGACGCGGCGATGTCGCGGCGCTGCCGGTGCTGGAAATCGGCCTGATCGCGAATCTCGTTCTCGGCGATGCGCGCGAGCCAGGCCATCAGGGTTGCGCCATCACCGCCGGCAAACTGGTCCAGTCGCTCGAACGACCTGAGGAGCGTGGACTGCAGGATGTCGCGCGACTCCATCCGGCTCCGCAAATCACGGCCCATCCGGATCCGGATGACGGCGAGTAACCGGCCGGACACCCGCTGGTAGAGGCGACCGAGCGCTTCGGCCGAACCGGCCTTGGCGGCCATCAACAGCGCGGTGCTCTCCTCCCTTGTCATGGCGGGCACCACACTACCACCGGGATGCACGGGCGGGAAAGTCGAATCCGTGGGATTGGGCAGGGTGCGTTCGGTTCACCCTGCGGCTGCCGTCTTCAATGATAGGGAGGAGAAAGGACACAACCATGAGACACAAGACACTCGCACTGCTGCTCGTCGCGGTCGTTCCGCTGGTCGCCTGCCTCCAGAAGGACACGAGCACCACGATCTACATCCGGAACGACGGGACGATTGAGTGGGCCGTGCTCGACCAGAACGTCCGCTCCGACGAAGAC contains:
- a CDS encoding RNA polymerase sigma factor, which translates into the protein MTREESTALLMAAKAGSAEALGRLYQRVSGRLLAVIRIRMGRDLRSRMESRDILQSTLLRSFERLDQFAGGDGATLMAWLARIAENEIRDQADFQHRQRRDIAASIPLDQIHEVMATRVRSAFSQVAIGEEATRLEAALEALDADYREVVVLRKLEELSFKEIAARMGRTEDACRMLLARAMVALTLKLRELA
- a CDS encoding serine/threonine-protein kinase, with the protein product MTDPDLEARFERWVAHHVADGRTLDPAVVCADRPELAAPLAILIEEYLKVCSTLEQAGDAVDALDALQETALPAFEGFRTIERIAAGGMGEVYKLHDLRLDRMVAAKVVRTDRHRAVSLNDFLKEARTLALFQDRRIVQIYEFRPDSTPPVLIMEYVDGFELGKIGPSLEYPQRARILKEVCEAIHNAHTLGLQHRDLKPANIMLDAQLRPRILDFGLSAGDPARGHFRGTPRYLAPEQLDPSMAIDRRTDVYALGAVLYELLCGLPPFEGRDEAELLAAVRAGTPRLPVEIEPSAPEPLQAIALKALEHDPRDRYPSAHEMALDLGRYLEGRPVFARPSQYVSVLATRVRPHLQQIEDWLRLKLIYAHEAATLRTAYRHLDRREDDWIGESRSLSYSQIALYLGAFTLMCGSLFYFGAHRFYEAVTGVAEPFVVLGLPFIGLNVAAHVLARRDHKAVSVAFYLGGVSLLPLFLLILFHETKLWVVPDGTPGQLFSSGVSNLQLQVTVLVAWAWSAWLALRTRTIALSTVFTLLALLFVLSVLGDFGLRVWIEKSQWDRLALHLLPLVPIYALFGFGLERSGRAWFSGPLYTGAGLSLVIVMELLALDGKLVSYLGGLSLQRFQSGRVSDPLLLDTLAGMSLNGVLFYTCASAADARGTEPMKTAAWLLFTLSPFAILEPLAYLNETAEYSRVFDWSYLGLALVIALVSHRRQRKSFYYAGLVNSGVAFWMIADHYKWFDKPAWAMMLVVVGLVVLVAGFGLDARERRQHRPGA